A region of the Synechococcus sp. UW179A genome:
ACTGAAGCGTTCTCCCATCAGGAAGTACACCGCACTGATGTGCTTGCAAGGATTGGCCTTATCCGGACAGCTGCATTCACTGCGCACCTCTTGCAGCTTGAAGGGGAAGAGCCGGCGGCCACTGGCCGCAAAGGCACGTTCGATGTCAGCCGGCATGATTCCGGCCAGGAGCTGTGCTGACCAGCGGGCTTTTTGTGTAAGGGCTTCCAGTACAAAGCCCCAGTCCTCATCGCTCAGCACATCCAGCCAGAGCTTCACTTTGTAAGGGTCTTCATCGGTTCCCTGAACACGGGCATGAACCCGTCGACCCTCGAATCGAATCGAAGTCACGTGTCCTTCACGGGCGTAGGTCCAGGCCCGTTCGAGGCGTTTTTTGAAGCGGTAGGAGTTGATCAGCTCCATCCACTGTTCAACCCACCAGGGTTGCTGGCCGAGCCCCTCGTCACTCAGTGAGGTGTTGATGCCGCTGTTGTTGGGGGTGATGGTCATCGCGTCAGGAGGGATTGTCTTCTAGGCTCACCAGCTCCTTGAGCTGGCCCATTTCGAGTCCTCCGAGCCATTCCTCGCCGGAGCCCACGATGTCTTCCGCCAGTCTGGACTTCTCGCGGATCATCCGGTCAATCTTTTCTTCCACCGAGCCGCTTGTGATGAACTTGTGCACCATCACGCGGTTGGTCTGTCCGATGCGATAAGCCCTGTCTGTGGCTTGGTTCTCCACGGCTGGGTTCCACCATCGGTCGATGTGGAACACATGGCTGGCTCGGGTGAGATTAAGGCCCACGCCACCGGCCTTGAGTGAGAGCAGGAACAGTTGGGGGCCGCGGGGATCTTCCTGAAAACGATCGACCATGGCCTGCCGCTCTGTCTTGCTGGTGCTGCCGCTGAGGAAGGGCACCTCGCTGCGCCAGCGGCGTTGCAGATACTCCCTCAGCAACGTTCCCCATTCCGCGAACTGGGTGAATAGCAGAGCGCGGTCGCCGGCCTCGACCACTTCTTCGAGGATTTCTTCGAGCCGTTGCAGCTTCGCTGAACGTTGCAAGAAATCCTCGCTTGCGTCTTTCTCCTTCAGCGCAAGGGCGGGATGGTTGCAGATCTGTTTCAGGCGGGTCAGCAGTCCCAGCACCTGGCCATGACGTTTGCCCCGCGGAGCACGGGCAATGGCATCGAGGGTGTCCTCGACGGTTTTGGCATAGAGCGATTTCTGTTCCTTGCTCAGCCCGACCCATTCGCTCAGCTCCACCTTCTCCGGCAGATCAGAGATGATCGCCTTGTCGGTCTTCAAGCGCCTGAGGATGAAGGGTCCCACCCGCGACTTGAGGTCTCTTAGAGACGACATGTCGCCGTAGCGTTCAATCGGCATGCGATAGCGCTGGCGGAAGAATTCCTCCTCGCCCAGAACCCTGGGATTGAGGAAATCCATCAGGGCCCACAACTCACTCACCCTGTTCTCCACCGGCGTGCCGGTGAGGGCGATGCGAAAGCGGGTGCCCTTGTGGGTGCGGGCCAGATCGCGTGTGGCCTGGCTCTGCTTGGCCGAGGGGTTCTTGATGGCCTGAGCTTCATCGATCACCGTTCCCTGCCAGTCGAAGCTTTCCAGCAGCTCGATATCCCGCTGCACCAGTCCGTAACTGGTGAGCACGAGGTCAACATCCTTTAAAGCCTTTTTGAGAGCAGCCAGAGTCGTGGGCCGTTTGGGGCCGTAGTGCTCATGCACGTTGAGCTCAGGGGTGAAGGCTGCGGCCTCCCGTTTCCAGTTGGTCAGCACCGATGTGGGGGCCACTAGCAGTACGGGCTTCTTCAGTTCCTGTTCCACCTTGAGGTGTTGTAGGAAGGCCAGCAGCTGGATCGTTTTGCCCAGGCCCATGTCATCAGCTAGGCAGGCTCCCTGGTCGAAACGATGCAGGAAAGCGAGCCAGCCCAGCCCACGCTCCTGATAAGGCCGCAGTTGTCCGCAGAATCCTTCAGGTGCCGGCAGTGGATCCGGCGATTTCTGCTGGTGGTACTGCTCAAGGACCCCCTGAAGCCGGGGGCCGGCATCGAAGGCGTGCACGGGAAGGCGCATCAGCGTGTCGCCCTCGGTTGCGGTCAGTCTCAGGGCGTCGTCCAGACTGAGCTCAGGATTGGCGCTGCAGAAGCGTTCAGCGTTCTTAAGGTCATTGGGGCGCAGTTCAATCCAGGCTCCCTTGTGACGCACCAGCGGGCTGCGTTTACCACTCAGGCGTTCCAGTTCGCGCAGGGTGAGCGTGACGCCACCGATCATCAGCTCCCAGCTCCAGTCGAGGCTCTCTCCCAGAGTGAAGCCGCGGGACCGCTCGGGCAGTTCAGCTTTGATCGCCAGTCCTAGTCGGCTGGCCAGCCCGCCGGAAAGGCTCGGCGGCAGATCGACGCCCACACCCACATCGCGAAGTTGGCGTGCGGCCGTGCGCACCAGCACGAAGGCTTCGGCAGGGGTCAGCTGCATCGCTTCCGGTGTGGCGCTTTCGAGGCCCCGCTCGATCGGTGCGAACACCGTCAAGGCTCGGCCCATGCCTTCCAGCAGCACTTCACTGGGATGCTCCACGGGAATCTCTCCCAGCTGAAGACCCTTGGGGCCTGCAGCCCACGCGGTACTGGCCGGCAGCTTCAGTGTGGGGTCCGACTCCGCCTGCAGGAAGAAGCGCAGGGGCCATAGTTCCTCGCCCTCAGACGGAGTAGCCAGTTCGAGGCAGGCCCGTGCCGCAGCAACATTGCCGGCCACGCCCTCTCGCCAGTGGTGGCTTGCGGTGGCTAGACGCTCGGCATCCTCATCATTGAGGTTGATCACGCCGGTCTCAGAGCTGAGAGCCTCTTCCCAGGCGCAGAGCAGTGGGTCTAAGCCTTCTTGATCAGTGCTGAAGCCTTTGCGCAGCTGCGCATCCAGCAGGTCTTCCAGCAGGGTGGCCACGCGCAGCCGACCGCTGCGGGGTCGACAACAGGCCACGGGATTGGCGGCTCGCATCGCTTCCGGTCGGAGCCTGGTCATGCGGTTGCTGCGTCGCCCGGTCGGTTCGCGCCAGGGCAGGGCACAGGTGGCAACTAGGGGCAGTCCCGCCGCTAGATCCTCCAGCCGGCGCCGGTCTTCCTCCCGATTCAGCAGTGGCACCCAGCGGGCTCTGTGGGGGTAGCCCTCGCCTTTGCTCAGCTCCACCTGGGGTAGCCAGCGGCCTCGTGCCACCAGACTCAGGGCCCAGCGCTGCATGTGGCTCCACCAGCGCAGCTCATCGGCCAGATCCGGATGACGACCTGAAAGCGGCAGCTTGGCTAGCCACTCGGTGGCAGCCATCGGTTCGATGGCCAGGCCCTGCACTTGCCAGGGCCACCATTCGGTGGTCTTCGGAATCGGTTCACCGGCCTGCAGCGGCAGACCGCACCACGGGGGGTCGTCCTCGGAGGATGCTTCTGCCGTCGTTGAGCGCTTGCGTTTCGGCTTAACGCTGCGACTGGGCAGCGTGAGGCAGGCCGTTGCGTCGATGATTCCGCCCGGCAGCAGGTCGCGTTCCGTGAGCCAGGCGCGCAGATCCTCGGTGCTGAGGGTGAAGGGATGAATCGCGGGGGTGGCACCCGGTCCCATCGGTTCGGCCACACGCCAGGTGTCGGCCCATACGAGCAGAGCAGCTCGACCGGAGCTGCTGGGGGTACGAATGGCCGGAAGCCAGGTGGCGTGCAGCAGGCTCATGGCCGCGACGCAGACAACATGCGTTGGGTTCCGTGAAGCAGGAGCGAGCAGCCGATCAACGGCAACCACCCCATAACGAGATCCTGCATTAATGATGCCAGGGAATCAGCATCTGCCCAAGGGGGTGGCAGGCACATTCCCAAACTGCGTATTCCGCAGACGGCTCCCACCAGCCCAGCCTGCAGGTGGGAGTCCTCCGGATCCACACGCTCAAGGTGGAAGGCCAGTAGTCCGTAAAACAGTCCGCATCCTGTGGATCGCACCGCCTGATCCACACCGAAGGGCAGGCTGAGCAGCCCCGCCGCTAGCCCTGCGACAAGGGCCCAGATCAGGGAGCGCAGTCTCAACGCTGCGCGACTCTGCTCGGCGGTGCTATCGGCCAACGTCGGTGGCAGCTCAAAGGCGATCATGGCTGGAGGACCTGCTGTTCAAGCCCGAACCCGCCATGGCTGTTGCACGATCGTCGCGAAACGAGGCAGCTGGACCCCGCACCGGTGCGGAGATTCGCGAAGCGTTCCTCGCGTTTTATGAGCAGCGTGGTCATAGACGGATGGCCAGTGCCTCACTCGTGCCTGAGGACCCCACGGTTCTGCTCACGATCGCAGGAATGTTGCCGTTCAAGCCGATCTTTCTCGGTCAGCAGCAACGGCCTGCCCCCTGTGCGACCAGCAGTCAGAAGTGCATTCGTACCAACGACATCGAGAACGTGGGTCGCACTGCGCGGCACCACACCTTTTTCGAGATGCTGGGCAACTTCTCCTTCGGGGATTATTTCAAGCAGCAGGCGATTGAGTGGGCCTGGGAGCTGAGCACGGTCGTCTACGGTTTGGATCCTAAGAATCTGGTGGTCAGCGTCTTCAGGGAAGACGATGAAGCCGAGCAGATCTGGCGTGATGTTGTCGGCATCAATCCGAAGCGCATCATCCGCATGGATGAAGCCGACAACTTCTGGGCCTCAGGCCCAACAGGACCCTGTGGTCCTTGCTCGGAGATTTATTACGACTTCAAGCCCGAACTCGGCGATGAAGGAATCGATCTTGAAGACGACGACCGCTTCATCGAGTTTTACAACCTGGTGTTCATGCAGTCGAATCGTGATGCGGAGGGCAAACTCACTCCGCTGGCGAATCGCAACATCGACACGGGGATGGGTCTGGAGCGCATGGCTCAGATTCTGCAGAAGGTTCCCAACAACTATGAAACCGATCTGATTTTTCCACTGATTGAAGCGGCTGCTGATCTGGCTGGTGTCGACTATCACAAGCTGGATGACAAGCGTCAAACGTCGCTCAAGGTGATTGGCGATCACAGCCGCGCCGTGACGCAGTTAATTAGCGATGGCGTCACGGCAAGCAATCTTGGCCGCGGATATATCTTGCGCCGGTTGTTGCGTCGGGTGGTTCGGCATGGACGTCTGCTGGGCATCGACAAGCCGTTTCTGCAGACCATGGGTGAAGCCGCCATTGAGCTGATGCAGGCGGTTCATCCTCAGTTGTTGGAGCGCAAGGAGGTGATCCTGGCGGAACTGCAACGCGAGGAAGAACGGTTCCTAGAGACCCTGGAAAGAGGCGAGAAACTGCTGGCGGATGTGCTGGCAGCCCAGCCGAAGCAGATCAGTGGTGCCCAAGCCTTCGAGCTGTATGACACCTATGGATTTCCGCTGGAGCTCACGCAGGAAATTGCCGAAGAGCATGGTCTGACCGTCGATCTGGCCGGATTTGAAGTGGCGATGGAGCAACAGCGTCAGCGTGCCAAAGCTGCTGCCGTGAGTATTGACCTCACACTCCAGGACGCCATTGATGAGGTGGCTTCAGGGATCGATGGAACCGATTTTCGTGGTTACGAGCAGCTGGAGCAGAGCAGCAGTGTGCAGGCTCTTGTGGTGAATGGAGACCCCGCGCAACAAGCCGTTGCCGGTGATTGCGTGCAGGTGGTGCTTGATTCCACTCCCTTTTATGGCGAGGGGGGCGGCCAGGTGGGGGATCGCGGCATGCTGGCGGGTGAAGGTCATGACGGCGATGGCCTGATTGTCAGCGTGGAATCCGTGAGCCGAAACCGCAGCGTTTTCGTGCATAGCGGTCGGGTTGAGCGGGGAATACTGGCGGTCGGCGATGTGGTGCAGGGTCGTGTGGATCGGACCTGCCGTCGCCGTGCCCAGGCCAATCACACCGCTACGCATCTGTTGCAATCGGCGTTGAAGCAGGTGGTGGATTCAGGCATCGGTCAGGCCGGATCGCTGGTGAACTTCGATCGCTTGCGTTTCGACTTCCATTGCCCGCGGGCTGTGAGCTCTGATGAACTTGAGCGCATTGAGGTTCTGATCAACAGCTGGATCGCTGATGCCCATGAGCTTCAGGTTCAGGAAATGGCGATTGATAAGGCGAAAGCAGCTGGCGCTGTGGCCATGTTTGGTGAGAAGTATGCCGATGTGGTGCGTGTCGTCGACGTGCCTGGTGTTTCGATGGAACTTTGCGGTGGCACCCATGTGGCCAATACCGCTGAAATTGGTTTGTTCAAGATTGTGAGTGAAAGCGGAGTGGCAGCTGGCATTCGACGCATTGAGGCTGTGGCGGGCCCAGCGGTGCTCGCTTACCTCAACGAACGCGATGCTGTAGTGAAGCAGCTAGGAGAGCGCTTCAAGGCGCAGCCCGGCGAGATTGTGGAGCGCGTGAGTGCACTCCAGGATGAGCTGAAGACCACGAGTAAAGCTCTGCAATCTGTTCAGGCGGAGTTGGCGGTTGCCAAATCAGCGGCTCTGGCCTCCAAGGCGGTTGCGGTCGGTGAATTTCAGCTGCTGATTGAGCGTCTTGACGGTGTGGATGGCAACGGTCTTCAAGGCGCTGCTCAGAACCTGAGCGATCAACTGGGTGAGGAGGCAGCAGTGGTCATTGGTGGTCTGCCGGATCCTGCCGATCAGGGCAAGGTGATTCTGGTGGCAGCCTTCGGCAAAGCCGTGATCGCCAACGGACTGCAGGCGGGCAAGTTCATCGGCGCGATTGCCAAGCGCTGCGGCGGCGGTGGTGGTGGCCGTCCGAATCTGGCTCAGGCCGGTGGCAGGGATGGAGCCGCTTTGGATGGAGCCCTGAATGAGGCTCGCAAGCAGCTCAGTGCTGCTCTGGGCTGAGTTTCTGTTCTGAGCGGCCTCTTGTCAGGCCTGATCGTAAAGGCTGAAATTCAGCCTCACGATTAGATCATTGAAGTCTGGGTTGTTGTTATCCAGTCCTTCGAAGCCGATCAGATTGCTGCCCAGCATCCGAATGTGATTGGTGCCGTTGGGATTGGCATCCGCAAATGCAAAATAGTCAATCACTTCCGCAAGCTGATTACTTGTTAGTCGTAAGACCGGTGCGAGCAGTGATTGTTCCTGAACAACGGCTTCGCTTGTGCTGGTGATGCCATTCTCAGTCGTGAGATCTTCGAGCGCTTTCACGGTATTTGCCTCATGGAGAGCGGCAGCTTGGTAGCCGTCATCTCCTGGTTGCAGGATCTGGCCGCTGAGCGGATCAAGAACGGCACCGTTTGTGTCGAGCACTCGATAGAAGCTCACCTGTGAGGAAAAAGCAGCCTCCCTGCTCACTTCAATTGATGTATCAACGAGCATGTCTCTGTTCAAGCCAGTGAAATCAAGCAGGGGAGCGATGGTTTGCTGTTGCCCGATCAATGCATCCAGGTCACCAGTGCTGTGGCTGAGCTCCAGGTCGACGATGAGTCCACTGCTGGATTGAATTCTTGCTTTGCTGTCATCCAAGAGCTTCGGCTCAAGAAAATTCAGGCGTGGGTCATCCAGATCTTTCAATTCGCTGAGATCAGCTCCCTCGACTTCGAAGAAACGCACTTGCTGGTAGTCGACCAGTGAGAGCTGTTGCCTGAAATCATCGTCTTTCAATAGGGTTAGATCCCCCTGTAGGAGATTGGAGAACAGGATCTGGGAGCGTTGTTGCAGCTCAGCGAGGTCATTGAGGGATGCAAGATCGGTCGGCTCACTATCGTCGAAGATCACCATTCCGAAGCTGTTGACGTTGTTCGCGTGGCCTTCGAGTGAAGCGTTTAATTGCAGGGGGATGTCCGTGTTTTGCAGAACCCCATCGCGGCGAGCTCTGGTCGTGAGCTGCACGGCCTGATTCTCGCCGGCACTAAATATTGGGGTTAGATCGATGTCACCGAGGCCCATTCCTGCAAAGATCTTGGTCATGTCTGCAGCGATGCCCTGCTCCAGACGGATGCTGCCGGATGCTGGGTTTGCATCGGTGGCCTGGTTGTCGTTCATGGCGAGATAGACCCAGTCGGCATGTCCATCACCATCGAGGTCGTAGAGCCGTGCTCCTTCTCGACTCAGGGGGTCGTAATTGAGGTCGTACCACTGCCAGGAATCGAGCTGGTCTTCGTCGAGAATCGTCAGGATCTCTTGTGGGCCCCCTGGTGCGGGTTGATCGCGCAGTACATCGAGGTCGAAGCCGATGCCGATGCTTGGCAAGGCACTGTTCTGCAATCTGAGATCCATTTGCATGCCACGGCTGGGCATGCCGGATACATCTGAGTCGCTTGTGCGCACCAATATTCCGGCTGTTGTATTTTCGAGAAATTGTGCACCGTGCACAGTGAGCGGGTTTGTTTTTTTGTTGGTACCGATTAAGGTGTAATCACTATTTTCGCTGAGCTTGTTGGCAAGCTTGCGATTGTCATTGAGGAGTTGATTGATGTCTATCTCAGGCCAATTTCCAGAGCCACCATTGAGATTAATGGTGTTTGTGCTGATCTCAGATCCATCAGCATTTTTTAGGCTGTATTGAAGGCTGTTATCTGGTTGTAGATTAAAATAGTCATTGGCTGTGAGTGTCAGGATCTGTTGAGAAACATCCTTTGGAAGCTCCAGGGGAATGGTGAGATCACCATTCTTGGATTCCTCTAATATCTCTTGATAAATTCCAGATAGTAAATTTGTTCTTTGCTGCAGCTCCCAAGATGCAGGAGAAAGATTATTAAAACGCGTAAAAGCGTCTTGAGACAGTAGCGACTCCTCGGGATCGAGGTTGCCGTCATCATCTTTCTGTTGAATTATTTCTGCTTCGTATTCGCTGACCCGCTTAAGATATCGGCGCCATTGATCGACATCGTGCAGGGTGAGCCTGAGATTGATTTCATCATTCGGATTTTCGGCCTGATTGTGATCAACTTGTAAGACCAGAGAATCTGACTTTAAATTTCCCCTTTTATCAAAAAAACATTGATAAGGCTTAGTCCTACTTCACTGGTGGTAATGGGTTGAATGGGTTGAGGTGTGTTCCCGAGGTCACCATAAAAACTGTAAATCCAGCTTCCTTTTCCGAAGGTTCCTGTGATTAGTAGGTCGTCATCAGGAATGTATTTAGTCATGGACGTTTGTGCTCCTGGGCTGGCAACGTTGTTGTTGCTTTGCTGGTTTTCATCCAACTGCCATGGCATTGGTGAAAAGGCTCCGGGTTGTCCGTTTGCAGGATCTAATGGGGCAATCCAGTGTCCATACAGGCCTCCGAGCACCAATTGGTCTGGGCGTTGCTCGTTTCCTGGAACGAATACAACAGACTGCAGCCCGTATTGGTCGTATTCCGATACTTCAAGTCCTAAATCGCTAAGGCTTAAGCTGTTAACTTCTCCGCGTGTTCCAGTTTTCCACCGTAAAGACTGTTTCTGGTTAGAGGTGATCTTGTTAAAGCGAGTGGAAGTTCCGCCTTCTATCCAGTACACAGTGTCATTTGAGTCAGGTCTGGAAGCTGGCTTATGAGCAATATCGGTGATTACGGTTTTTCCGTCAGCAGCGTAAAACTCTTGTAGGCCTTTTTCGGACGCATTGCCCTCTGTCGATCTACTGAGAATTTGCATCGGGGTTATAAATTGTCCTATCTCAGAGTCAAAGATTATGGAGGCTATATAGAGGCTAGCGTTCTGATGCTCGCCGGGTGCTCCTTGGTTATCAATTGCAGTGGAGTAAATCAGCTGTGTCTCGTTAAGGGCAAGGTCTGGTAATAGTTTTTTAAACGTTAATGTATTAGTTCCTACTTCACTTGTTTCATAGATATTATTTCCGCCTGCCATCACGATGCTGTCAGGATTGTATGGGTTGGCCTCAAATGGAAGGATAAAGCCTAAATCTTTGTTTTCTCCAGACTGAGCTACCCAGCTTGTGTTTTGCTGATTATTTTTTTCGGACTCAAGTTGAAATATTGTATCGTTATATTTAACAATATCTCCGGACTTGTTCAGGCTAAATTTTGCAATATACCCTGCTTGGTAGTAGTTTTGAGATGAGAGATAGATGTCTTGAAGGCCTGTGGTCGGATTTTTCCGAACGATCGCAACTTCTCCGTCTCCCATCCAGTAATTTGTGAAAGTCTTGTCCCCAAATTGCCCAAAAGATGCAGCATTGTCTTGGAAAGATGATGTGACTGTGTTGCTTACAGGATCCCAGTCGGTCATCATGACCTCGAAAGTATTCAACCCCGGGGCTGCCAGGCTTCGCCACCAAAAGTCCGGATCGGTTTGTGATTGATCCGCTGTGGGCATCTGCAGTGCCCAGATTCCTCCGTCATCGGTCTGGATCGCGAAATGCTTACCATCTTGTTCCGTAAAAACCACCGTCCGGCTGTCAGCATGTGGCTGACCTTTGGATTCGATGAAGTCAGCTTCGGCAGCATCGTCTTTGAATCCTTCGATATATGGTCCGTAAAGTGGCGTCCATTCTTGTTGATTAGATTGGTTGCCAAAGTCGATTTGTAGGAGGCCGCCTGCATAATTTAAGGATGCTGCAAAACTTGATAGCGCAAAATGATTTCCACCTGAAACGACACTCGTTCCATCTGCATTTCGGGGATCTGATGTTAATGAAAAATTTTCTGATGCTTGATTGTTGCCAATTTCTCTCCCATTAAACTCTTCATGCTGATGTCTGATTAATGTAAAGTTTTCTGGGTTGATTTCCAAGCGGTCAATACGGCTAATCTTTCCTGATTTGGACGAACCAAGGAATGCGATCAGTTTGCCATCCACGAGCTCGGGGTGGATGGCTAGGCGTTGAAGCTCGTAGTTTTCTTTTGGAGCTTTGTTGTCTAAAAGCTCGTCACGTAGTGTTTCGCTGCCCTGGAGATCGTGCCACTGAATGCCATCAAGGCTGAGCTGCAATTGAAGGTTCGGCCCTTCGCTGACTGCTTCGTCTGGCCCGAATAACCTAGATCGACTGCGCATTAGTAGCACATCACCATTCCAGCTAATGGCATCTAAACGGTAATCACTCGTACCCTCTGATTGATGATTGATATTGGTCTGTTCTTGCCGGAGATCAGCATTCTTGAGCTGTGTCGAGTTAACGCTCAGACTGGTGTTAAAAGGACCTTCCCCACTGATTGCTTTGCTCTTGAAGCTTGTGATCAGGTTGTGGCCGCTCCACTCCAAACCACTCACCAGTTCCTGATCAAGTTTGTTCAGCAAGTCCGCATCCATTGGGATCCAGCGGATATCCCCGTCTGGCAGGATTTCACCCACCTGTAGACCTACGCCAGGCGTATTGATGCCGGCGTAGTTGGAGTTGTTGCCGCGTCCAACGGCGATGTAACGGCCATCAGCCGAGATCGCGAGGTGGCCAACGGATTGCGAGCCTTCGTAGCCGCTGCCTGGCACCGAAACCCATCGCCAGGTGGTGTTCGATTCCAGGGGATTGCCGCTGAGGTCAACTTCGCGGACATACACGCCACCGTTCACACTTCCGGCGTAAATCAGAGTGTTCCCGCTTTGTGGGTCTGGCAGTACGGCTAAGCCATTGGTGGCGCCGGCTGCCAGTGTTTGCCCTGTTTTGTACGAAACTCCAAGACGCCCTTGGTAGCCGTCACGAGTGACATCCAGTCTTACAGGATGCCAAACGTTCGGGGTGATCGACGTCATCGGTTTGTTTTGACTAAGCCTCATCTAGGCCGATTTGGTCACTCTGTCAGCTCTGAAGTTGTTGATGTATGCGCTGCAGTTGTCGACTAGCCCTGGCAATGCAGAAGTGCACGCCTCCTAACTCTGTCGTGGCCTGTTCAAGGTGCTCTTGTGCATCGTCGTGTACAGCTTCGATCCCGTTCAGCAGCATGGCGATGACCTGATTGCCGCGACGGCAGCGCTCACTGACCAGAGAAAGCATCTCTACAACAAGATCAGTGTCAAACAACATGGCCTGCAGCAGAGCCTGGCCTTGAATAGCCAGAAGTTCTGCGGGTCCCCCCACAACGCGGAAGTCGGCGTAGTGCTTGCCATTGGCGAAGAATCCAACTTCGCCAAGTAACTCCACGGCTTCCACTTCGGCCAGAGTGTGGACCTGATCGCCGTGGTGGACATCAACCGCGATACGCCCCTGAGTCAGCAACATCAATCTCTCCACGGATTCGCCTTGATGAAATAAGACGTCTCCTTCGACGGCCGTCAGCTTCTCAGGGTTGAGCTCCTGTTGGTGCGCGACCAATAGGAGCTTCAGTCGTTCTCTGAAGGCCTGTAGCTGAGGTTCATCTCCCCACATGGCTCCACGGCTGTTGTCTCATTGATACATCCATTCGCAGTACAATGCCCGCGGGGATGGAAGGATCAGCCAGTGATGGCACTGGGAAGCTTCAGTTCGTTTCGCCACTCGTTAAGGGGACGATCCCAGCCCTCTTCCAGTTTGCGCGCGATCACAAGCTCGGCATCCAGTCCCATCTGGAAGCCTTTCGCCAGTGCGCGCAGCATCGGCGCCAGAGGTTCATCCTTCTGCAGTGCCGTGAGCATTCCTCCGAAGATCAGCATCACCGCCAGAGGGGATCGGTTCTGGGCGAGATTGAATCCCTGAAGACCTAGTTCACTGACGCCATCGATTCCAAATCCGGTCAACACATGAGCGATGTCGTGGGTCTCCTTAAGGCGGTGCGTGATGTAATCACGCTCATTGTTGATGGGTGAAGGGTCGAGAAGCGTGTCAGGAGTGATGCCCAGGCTGACCAGTTGATCGGCGTAACAACGTCCGAGTGTGCCATCCGGAAGGGTCTGTAGTGCCGATAAGTCGATCGGTTGCGGACGCCAACCATCCTTGACTAATTGAGCGAAGTCGGGATTCTCCATTAGATGGCGGGCCATCTGCTCGGCCATCGGACTGTCTTTCACGTTGGCTCCGATGGCAAGGACGCTGTCCAAAGAGCCTGGATTTTTGAGGAAGGCTGCCAAGCTGGCTAGCAGCTTCAGGCTTTGCAGTCGTTCTCCGAGTTTGATTTGCATTGATGCTGGGCAGGTCCGCATAGTTTGCGGCCTTTGCAGTGTTCAGTCATGGTCTGAAGATTGGGTGGATATCCACCGCGTTCGTTAATCCAGACCTCTGACGTGCTATGGATTCAGAGTCTTTTCCATGGCGATCATGCTGCCTTGGATCGAGACTCAAGTTCAATTTGACCTCGCTGCCGATGATCAGTCGCGACGATCTGCGGGCTATCGCTCTTTTCGAGAGTCTTGACGATGAGCTGCTTGACAAGATTCTTGACCGACAGCGTGAGCTGGTTCATGAAGCCGATCAAATCATTGTGATGGAGCAGGACTGGGGAGAGTCCCTGTTTTTGCTGTGCGATGGTCTGGCCAAAGTGCGCACTTACACCTCCGATGGTGATGAGGTCGTGATGTCGCTGTTAGGAGCGGGTGATGTCTTTGG
Encoded here:
- a CDS encoding DUF4114 domain-containing protein, whose amino-acid sequence is MRTSDSDVSGMPSRGMQMDLRLQNSALPSIGIGFDLDVLRDQPAPGGPQEILTILDEDQLDSWQWYDLNYDPLSREGARLYDLDGDGHADWVYLAMNDNQATDANPASGSIRLEQGIAADMTKIFAGMGLGDIDLTPIFSAGENQAVQLTTRARRDGVLQNTDIPLQLNASLEGHANNVNSFGMVIFDDSEPTDLASLNDLAELQQRSQILFSNLLQGDLTLLKDDDFRQQLSLVDYQQVRFFEVEGADLSELKDLDDPRLNFLEPKLLDDSKARIQSSSGLIVDLELSHSTGDLDALIGQQQTIAPLLDFTGLNRDMLVDTSIEVSREAAFSSQVSFYRVLDTNGAVLDPLSGQILQPGDDGYQAAALHEANTVKALEDLTTENGITSTSEAVVQEQSLLAPVLRLTSNQLAEVIDYFAFADANPNGTNHIRMLGSNLIGFEGLDNNNPDFNDLIVRLNFSLYDQA
- a CDS encoding cyclic nucleotide-binding domain-containing protein yields the protein MWGDEPQLQAFRERLKLLLVAHQQELNPEKLTAVEGDVLFHQGESVERLMLLTQGRIAVDVHHGDQVHTLAEVEAVELLGEVGFFANGKHYADFRVVGGPAELLAIQGQALLQAMLFDTDLVVEMLSLVSERCRRGNQVIAMLLNGIEAVHDDAQEHLEQATTELGGVHFCIARASRQLQRIHQQLQS
- a CDS encoding Coq4 family protein yields the protein MQIKLGERLQSLKLLASLAAFLKNPGSLDSVLAIGANVKDSPMAEQMARHLMENPDFAQLVKDGWRPQPIDLSALQTLPDGTLGRCYADQLVSLGITPDTLLDPSPINNERDYITHRLKETHDIAHVLTGFGIDGVSELGLQGFNLAQNRSPLAVMLIFGGMLTALQKDEPLAPMLRALAKGFQMGLDAELVIARKLEEGWDRPLNEWRNELKLPSAITG